The genomic region ACCGGACCGACAGGCCGATGCGCTCGCCCTTCTTCGCGTCCTGCTCGATCTTGAGCACCTGCACCTGGATGGCGTCGCCGGCCTTGAGGAGGTCCTGCGGCTTGGAGACCCGGTCCCAGGAGAGCTCGGAGACGTGCACCAGCCCCTCGATGCCGCCCAGGTCCACGAAGGCGCCGTAGTCCTGGACGCTCGTGACGGTGCCGTCGAACACGGCCCCCTCGGCGAGCTTCTCGCGGGTGGCGCGGGCCTTCTCGGCCCGCTCCTGCTCGAGCAGGGCCCGGCGCGACAGCACCGCGTCGCGGTCGTCGGCGCGCTGCACCTTGAACGCGAGCTTCTGGCCCACGAACGCGGCCGGGTCGGCCACGAAGTGCAGGTCGATCTGCGACATCGGGCAGAAGGCCCGCTGCCCCATCACCTCCACCTCGAGCCCGCCCTTGTTGGCCGCCTTCACGAGCCCCTCGACCGGCAGCCCGGTGCGGGCGGCCTCGACGAGCGCCTCGCGGTCGTGGCCCTTGTGCTGGCCGCGCCCCTTCGAGACGACCACGCCGCGCTCGCCGCCCTTCACCACCACGCCGTCCACGATGTCGCCGACCTGCGCGGTCACGACGCCGTTCTCGTCCTGGAGCTCGACCACGTCGATCATGCCCTCGGCGGTGCCGGAGCCGAGCTCGAGGAAGGCGACGTCGTGGCCGAGCTGGAGGATCTTGCCGGCCACCTTCTCGCCGATCTGGAAGCGGCGGCGGGGGGCCTTCTCGGCCTCGGCGAACATGTCGGCGAAGGAGCCCTCGTCGGGCGCCGGGGCCTCGGGCAGCGGCAGCGGGGCGACGTCGAGCAGCGCGGGCTCGGCCCGGCCGCCGCCTTCGGAGCGGCGCTCCTCGCGGGGGCGGTCGCCGCGGCCGCGCCCTTCGCCCTCGCGGCGCGGGCCGCGCGGTCCGGGGCCGCCGGGTCGGGGGCCGCGCTCCTGGCGCGGGCGGTCCTTGCCGCTCGCGGCCGGCGCGGGCGCCTCGGGGGCGGCCCCCTCGGCAGGGGGGGCGGCGGCGCCGCTCGACTTCTCCTCGGCGAGCCGCTTCCAGAGCGGCCGGTCGTCCCGCTTCGCCTCGCCCGCGCGGGCGGACTGGCCGGCGATCACCTCCGGCGGGAGGGGGCCGACCTGGCCCTTGCGGATGACGATGGGGGGTGGGCGTTCGCCGGCGCGCGTCTTCTTCTCGTCGCTCATTGCGGCGTGGCTTATAGCAGAGCCGCCGCGGGAGGTCACAGCGCGTCGCAGGGGCCCGCGGGCTCCCCGGGCGGCGCGGGTTCGAGGGCGGCGGCCGCGGCGCGGCGCCCGCCCGGCCGGACGCCTTGGAAGCACGCCGGGAAGTGGTGTACTAGGCGTCCATGCCCCAGGCGCGCGTCGCCATCTTCCTGTCCCACGACGACCCGGTCGCCCTGCGGCTCGCCGGCTCCTGCGCCGCGACGGCCGCGGCCCGCGGCGATCGCGTGGACGTCTTCGCCTTCGGTCCCGCCCTCCCCGCGCTGGTGGAGGCGGCGGCCCACGGCGAGCGGGAGGGGGGCGCGGCGCTCCTCGTCGAGACCCGCGCCTCCGCCGAGGGGTGCCGGCTGCTCGCGTGCAGCGCGAGCCTGGTGGAGCAGAAGGTCTCGCCCGACGCCGCCGAGACCACCTTCGACGCGGTGGTGGGATGGCCCACGGTGATGGAGTGGAGCCGCGGCGTCGTCGATCGCTTCTTCTTCTGACCCCGAGGGCACTCCCCCGATGGCGCGTCGCGTCGCCCGCGCCGTCTCTGGTCTAAAGGAACAGACGCCGACGTCCGGGCGTTGCTAGTTCGCACCGCAACACAGGTGGTCCATGGTCCGTCTCTCGATCGATCCTCCCTCGTCGTTCCGCACCAGCATGGCCCCGAAGTCCGGGGGCGGCTGGGGCCGCTTCCTCATCTTCCTCCTCGTCGTCGCCGGCGTGGGCGGGGGCGGGTACTTCGCCGGCCGCCGCCACGGGCCGGCCGACGCCGCGCCGCCCCCGCACAAGGGGCTCCTGGCGCGGCTCAAGACCGCCGTCGTCGGCGAGGCGCCGGCGCCGGCCGCGCCGGCCACCGCCCCGGCCCCGACTCCCGGCGCGACGCAGGCCGCGGCCGCGGAGCCCGCGCCCGAGAAGCTCCCCGCGCCGCCCTCCCTCCCGGGCGCGGCGGGCGCCCCGGCGCTCGCCGGCGTCCGGCCGCAGCTCGCGCAGCAGCAGGCCGCCGCGCAGCAGCCCCAGGCGCCGCGCCGCATCGAGGCGACGCTGCAGGGCTCGCTCGAGGAGAGCATCGGGCGCGCGCTCCCGGAGAGCGACAAGGCCATCACGAGCGAGCTGACGCAGGTGGTGAACCGCCTGCTCGTCTGGTACCTGCAGGTGGCCCGCGACGGCCGCCGCGGCGACAAGATCGAGGTCGTCTACCGGATGCCGGACCCGAACGCGCCGGTGCCGCTCGGGCAGCTCCCCTCGCGCGAGCCGATCGTGGACGCGCTCCGCTACAGCGCCCAGAAGCTCGGCAAGGTGATCGCCGCGTACCGCTACAAGCCCGACGGCTCCGCCTTCGCCCGCTACTACCAGGCCGACGGCCAGGAGGTGGAGGAGCGGCTCGTGGACAGCCCCATCGCGACCTACGAGCAGGTCACCTCGCTCCTGCGCGACGGCCGCCGCCACAAGGGCGTGGACTTCAAGACGCCGGTCGGCACGCCCGTGGTGGCCCCCTTCGACGGCACCATCGAGCGGCGCAACTGGCACTTCTCGGCCAACGGCAACTGCCTCGAGCTCGTGGACGCCCGGAGCGGGCGGCACGCCATCTTCCTCCACCTCGAGCAGGTGCCGAAGGAGATGGGGCAGGGGCGCAAGGTGAAGAAGGGGGAGCAGATCGCGCTCTCCGGCAACACCGGCCACTCCACCGCGCCGCACCTGCACTACCAGCTCGAGGCCGGCGACGGCCGCGTGCTCGACCCGTTCGCCATCCACGCCACGAAGCGGCTCGCCCTCGAGGGCGCCGCCAAGGACGGTTTCGAGAAGGAGAAGGCGCGGCTCGAGCCGGTGCTCTCCGGGGCCCAGGCGAGCGCGAAGTAGGGCGGGCGAGAGAGCCTCGAAGCACCGGCGGCGCGGCCCTTCGGCGGGGCCGCGCCGCTCTTGTTTCCTGGTGGTATCCCGTCTCCCGCGACAGCGGGGGAGGGAAGAAGGCTCCCCGGGTGCCCTGGGCAGGCCCCCGCGGCCCGAAAAGAGCGCGGCGCGGCCCCTCGCGAGGCCGCGCCGCAGCGCTTCAGGGAGTCGCGCCGGGAGCTACCCGGCGGCCGGCTTGCGGCCGCCCTCGAGCGCCCACTTCTCGAGCATCTCGGTGGTGACCGACTTCGGCCGCTCGATGGCGTAGCCGAGGCCGCGGTCCCAGGTGATGTTGGCGAGCACGCCGAGCGCGCGGCCCACGCCGAAGAGCACGGTGTAGAAGTCGTACTCGGTGAGGCCGTAGTAGTACTGGATGACGCCCGACTGCGCGTCCACGTTCGGCCACGGGTTCTTGGTCTTGCCGTGCGCCGTGAGGACCTTCGGGGCCACCCGGTAGATCGCGTTCACGAGCTTGAACATCGGGTAGTCCGGCAGGTACTTCTGGCAGAACTCCATCTGCGAGGTGTAGCGCGGGTCGGTCTTGCGGAGCACCGCGTGGCCGTAGCCCGGGACCACCTGGCCGGAGTTGAGCGTGTCCCAGAGGAACTTCTCGAGCTCCTCGTCGGAGGGCAGCTTGCCGCCCATCTTCTTCATCACGCCCTGCACCCAGGACAGCACCTCCTGGTTGGCGAGGCCGTGGAGCGGGCCGGCGAGGCCGTTCAGGCCGGCGGAGAAGCTGTAGTAGGCGTCCGAGAGGGCCGAGGCCACGAGGTGCGTGGTGTGGGCCGACACGTTGCCCGACTCGTGGTCCGAGTGGAGGATGAAGTACATGCGCGCGACGTCGTCGTACGGCCGCGCGATGCCCATCATGTGGGCGAAGTTGCCGCCCATGTCGAGCTCGGGGTTCGGGGCGATCTGGATGTCGCCCTTGTACTTCATCCGGTAGATGTAGGCCGCGATCACCGGGAGCCGGGCGACGAGGTCGGTCGAGTCCTCGTACATCGGATCCCAGTAGTCGTTCTTCTTCATGCCCTCGGCGTACCGGTGCGCGAACTTCGACTCGCGCTGCATCGCCAGCACGGCGGTGGAGAGCATCGTCATCGGGTGCGTGTCGCGCGGCATGGCGCGGAGCACGTCGAAGACGTACTGCGGGACCTGGGAGCGGGCCCGGAAGTCCTGCACCACCTCGAGCGTCTGCGCGAGGGTCGGGACCTCACCGGTGAGCAGGAAGTACCAGAAGCCCTCGACGAACGGGTAGTCCGAGCCCGGTACCTTGGGCAGGGCGGCGAAGGTCTCCGGGATGGTCTTGCCGCGGAACCGGATGCCCTCCTGCGGGTCGAGGTAGGAGATGTCGGTCACCAGGCAGCGGACGTCTCGCGCCCCGCCGATCGCCTGCCCGATGTTCACCGTGTCGATCTGGACGTTGCCGAACTCCTTGTTCAGCTTGGTGATTCTCGGGCGGAACGCCTCGATCTTCTCCTGAAGCTTCAGCTTGAGACTGGTCTTCTTCGGCTCGTTCATGTGGAAACTCCGAAGGGAGTGGCTCCCCAGGCCGGTGGATGACGCGGGAGGGTCTGTTTTGAGGCGCGGTGATGCTACCTACGCTCATGGTGTAAAGCAACCGCTCGGGCTCGCGTAAATGGTCGAGTTCACGGGTCTAATACGCCATGTGGCCGGACTTCCCGGCGATACCGAGGGACTGCCCCAAAGGGGGCTACTTCGGTTTTCACACTTACTCGTTAGCGGCCGCACCGTGACAGTTGGTGCGAGTGTGCGGCGTACTCCCCAGGAGGGGCGCATAGCTTGCGGGGCGGAGGCACGGCGCCCGGCCGGACGCCGGCTCAGGCGCCGGTCGCGGGGGCGAGACGCGGCCTTTCCCTCCGGCGCAGCGGGGAGGGTGATGGAGGGAGCGCGGGCGGTCGCGGGGCCTGGCCGCGCCGCGGCTACCGCCGGCCGAGTCCCGCCGCGAGCGCGGCGGCGATCTGGGCGGAGGGGTTCGCCGGCCGGGCGGGCGCGGCCTGGGAGGCGGCAGGAACTGCAGGGGCCTCGGGCGCGGCGAGGACGGGAGGAGCGGCCACCGGCTCGAGCGAGGGGGCGGCAGAAACTGCCTCCTCCTTCTTCTTCCCGGCGCCGGCGCCCGCGCCGGAGCGGCAGCCCCGGCACCAGGGCTGGTTCCGGATCGCGCCGTCGGCCATCTTGCGCAGCCCGAACTGCGACAGCGGCCGCATCTTGTGACATTTCAGGCACATGAGGGTGATGAAGACCTCGTTGCCGTCGGCGTCGTACACCGAGGACCGGCGACGCTTCGGCTTCTCCTCGCCCTGCGCGCGCGGCTTCTTCTCCGGCTTCTCCGGCTCCCGCGCGATCGCGGTCGCGACCATCACCTTGACTGCCATCTCGAACGACCTCCTGCTCGGGCCGGCCGGCCCGCCCGCGCCACCTGTCCGCGGGGCGCGGGCCCGATACGTTCATACCAGGGGTCCCTGACAGGCGGTAATGCTGGATCGCGCGCCGGGCCGCTGACACACTCCCGTGCCCATGGGTCCCGTCCTCCTCGCGCTGGTGGTCCTCCTCGCCGCGGCGCGGGTGGGCGGCAGCGCCGCCGAGCGCTTCCGGCAGCCGGCGGTGCTGGGGGAGCTCGCCGCCGGGATCCTGCTCGGCGCCCTGCCGCTGGCCGGCCTCCACGGCCTCGAGTACGCCGCCAGGGACGAGGTGGTCGGGGCCATCGCCGAGCTCGGGGTCATCTTCCTGCTCTTCGAGGTCGGGCTCTCCACCCGGCTCGCCGACCTCCTGAAGGTGGGCCCGTCGGCGCTGCTGGTCGCGGTCGTCGGGATGGCGGTGCCGATGGCGCTCGGCTACGGGGCGGGCCAGCTCCTCCTGCCGGGCCGCCACCCCTTCGTCTCGCTCTTCCTCGGCGCGACGCTCTGCGCCACCAGCGTCGGCATCACCGCCCGCGTCCTCAAGGACATGGGGCGGGTCGGCTCGGTGGAGGGGCAGATCATCCTCGGCGCGGCGGTGATCGACGACGTGCTCGGGCTGCTCGTCCTGGCGGTGATGGTGGGGCTCGTGGAGGGGCAGGGGGCGCCGCTGCCGACCCTCGGCCTCGTCGGCGGGAAGGCCGTCGCCTTCCTCGCCCTGGCGCTGGTCGTCGGCCGCTGGGCGGCCCCCCGGCTGTTCCGCGGCGCCTCCCGGATGCACGGCAAGGGGGTGCTCTTCACCGCCGCCCTCGTCGCCTGCCTCGGGCTCTCCTGGCTCGCCGAGGTGGCCGGGCTCGCGCCCATCGTCGGCGCCTTCGCCGCGGGCCTCGTGCTCGAGGGCGTCCCCTGGGACGAGCTCCTGCCCGAGGGCGACCGGATCGAGGATCTCTTCCTGCCGCTCTCCACCGCCACGGTGCCGCTCTTCTTCGTGCGGATGGGGCTGCAGGTGGACCTGCGCGCCCTGGCCGGCGGGCCGGTGCTCCTCGCGCTGGCGCTCATCCTCGCGGCCTTCCTGGGGAAACAGGCCTGCGGGCTCGCCGTGCTGCAGCGCGGGGTGGACCGGCTCGCCGTCGGCATCGGGATGGTGCCCCGGGGCGAGGTGGGGCTCATCTTCGCCGGCATCGGCATGAGCCTGAAGCTCGGCGGCGCGCCGCTCCTCGGTCCCGGCGAGCTGGCCGCGGTGGTGGCGATGGTGCTCGTGACGACGATGGTCACGCCGCCCCTGCTCCGGTGGCGGCTGGCGCGGCCGGGCTAGGGGGCTACAGGAACTGCGGGGGCCTCACCGCCCCACGATCTGCCGGAGCACGTAGGGCAGGATCCCGCCGTGCCGGTAGTACTCCACCTCGATCGGCGTATCGATGCGGAGCGTCAGCGGCACCCGGTCGGTCCGCCCGTCCTTGCGGTGGATCGCGAGCGTCACCCGCTGCCGCGGCGCGAGCGCGCCCTCGGCGCCCTCGAGGTCGAAGGTCTCGCTGCCGTCGATGGCGAGGCTCTGGGCGGTGACGTCGTCGGGGAGCTGGCAGGGCAGCACCCCCATCCCGACCAGGTTCGACCGGTGGATCCGCTCGAACGAGCGCGCCACCACGGCCCGGATGCCGAGGAGCCGGGTGCCCTTGGCGGCCCAGTCGCGGGAGCTGCCGGTCCCGTACTCCTGGCCGGCGAAGACGACGAGGGGCACCCCCTCCTGCTCGTAGGCGAGCGCCGCCTCGTGGATCGACATCCGCCGCCCGGAGGGCTGGTGGACGGTGACGCCCCCCTCCACCCCCGGCACGAGCAGGTTCTTGATCCGCACGTTGGCGAAGGTGCCGCGCACCATCACCTCGTGGTTGCCGCGCCGCGACCCGTAGCTGTTGAAGTCGGGCACCTGCACCCCGTTCTCCTGCAGCCAGCCGCCGGCCGGGGAGCTCGGCTTGATGCTGCCGGCCGGGCTGATGTGATCGGTGGTGACCGAGTCGCCGAAGACCGCCAGCGCCCGGGCGCCGCGCACCGGGGCGATGGGGGCCGGCTGGGCGGGGAAGGGCAGGAAGTAAGGGGGCTCGCGGATGTAGGTGCTCTGCGCGTCCCAGGCGTACACCTCGCCGGCGGGCGCCGGCATCTCGAGCCAGGCCCGGTTCTGCCCGGCCACGTCGGCGTAGTTCTGGCGATAGGCGGCCGGGTCGCTGCCGGTCCCGAGGAGCGCGTCCACCTCGGCCACCGTGGGCCAGAGGTCGCGCAGGAAGACGGGCTGGCCGTCCTTGGCGAGGCCGATGGGCTCCTTCTCGACGTCCAGGTCGACCCGGCCCGCCAGCGCGAAGGCGACCACGAGCGGCGGGCTCATGAGGAAGTTGGCCTTCACGGCCTGGTGGATGCGCGCCTCGAAGTTCCGGTTGCCGGAGAGCACCGCGGCGCAGACGAGGTCGTTGCGGGTCACCACGTCCTCGATCCGCGGGTCGAGCGGCCCGGAGTTGCCGATGCAGGTGGTGCAGCCGTAGCCGACCACGTTGAAGCCGAGCGCGTCGAGGTAGGGCTGGAGGCCGGTCTTCGCGAGGTAGTCCGAGACCACTCGCGAGCCGGGGGCGAGCGACGTCTTCACGGTGGGGCTCACCGTGAGCCCCCGCTCCACCGCCTTCTTCGCCAGGAGGCCGGCGGCGAGCATCACCCCGGGGTTGGAGGTGTTGGTGCAGCTCGTGATGGCGGCGATGACCACGTCGCCGTGGCCGAGCCGGATCTCGTCGTCGGTGGCGGTGCGCCCGAGCGACGACTCCGGCCGGTCCGGGGTGGGCCGGTTGTTCATCATCTCGAGCTCGGTGAGCGGGTTGGTGTTCTGCACCACCTGCAGCACCGGCGCGGTGCGCGGCTCCTGGGAGCCGCCGCCCGGCCTCGCCGCGCCGTCCGCGCCCTTCGCCACCCCGAACTTCCGGCCCAGCTCCTCGGGCTTGCGCCCGAAGCCGCCGCCCTCCGCCGGCGCGGCGAGCAGCGAGCGGAACCGCTCCTTGAGCCCGCCGAGCGCGATCCGATCCTGCGGCCGCTTCGGCCCGGCGACGGAGGGGACGACCGACCCGAGGTCGAGCTCGACCACGGTCGAGTAGTCCACCTCGCCGCGGCGCGGGATGCCGAACATGCCCTGGGCGGTGAAGTACCCGCGGATCGCCTCCACCTGCTCGGCGCTCCGGCCGGTCGCGGCGTAGTAGCGCAGGGTCTGCTCGTCCACCGGGAAGAAGCCGAGCGTGGCGCCGTACTCGGGCGCCATGTTGGCGATGGTGGCGCGGGTGACCGCCGGGAGCGTGCGGGCTCCCTCGCCGTGGTACTCGACGAACTTCCCGACCACCTTGGTCTTGCGGAGCAGCTCGGTCAGGGCCAGCACGAGGTCGGTGGCGGTGACCCCCTCGCGCAGCGCGCCGGTGAGGTGGACGCCGACCACGTCCGGGGTGAGCAGGTAGTTGGGCTGGCCGAGCATCGCCGCCTCGGCCTCGATGCCGCCGACGCCCCAGCCGACCACCCCGATGCCGTTCACCATGGTGGTGTGGGAGTCGGTCCCGACCAGCGTGTCGGGGTACCAGACCCCGTCCTTCTCGAGGACGCCCTTCGCCAGGTACTCGAGGTTCACCTGGTGGCAGATGCCGAAGCCGGGCGGGACGATGCGGAAGGTCTCGAACGCCTGCGTCCCCCACTTGAGGAACTCGTAGCGGGAGCGGTTGCGCTGGAACTCCATCGCCTCGTTGCGCGCGAGCGCGTCGGGCACGCCGGCCACGTCCACCTGGACGGAGTGGTCCACCACGAGATCCACCGGCACCTGCGGCTCGACGGCGCCGGGATCGCGCCCGAGCCGCGCCACCGCCGAGCGCATGGCGGCGAGGTCCACGAGGAGCGGCACGCCGGTGAAGTCCTGCAGGAGCACGCGGGCGACCACGAAGGGCACCTCGGCCGTCCGCTCGGCGGCCGGTCTCCAGCCCGCCAGCGCCCGCACGTCCTCCTCGCGCACCCGCTGGCCGTCGCAGTTGCGCAGGAGCGACTCGAGCACGACGCGCAGGCTCACCGGGAGGCGCGAGATCGGGCCCGCCCCCTGCGCCTCCAGCGCCGGCAGCGAGTAGAGCCGGCCCTTCCGCCCCCCGCCGAGCTCGAACTCCCGCTTCACCCCAAGTCGATCCGTCGCCGCGCTCATCGTGTGACCCCCTGTTCGCCTGGTGCATGAATGACGCCGAAGCGGCCCGGGCGCAACCGGAGAAAGGGCCCCCGCCCGCCGCGAGGGCCCGGCGCGACCGGCGCGACCGGCTCAACCGGCGAGCAGCAGCACCTTCAGCGCCCGCTCGCGGGCGGCGTGGCCGAAGGTCTCGTAGGCCTCATCGATGCGGCCGAGCGGGAAGCGGTGGGTGACGAGCTGGAGCGGCGCGAGCTTCCCCGACAGGACCGTCTTCAGCAGCATCGGCGTCGAGACCGTGTCCACGAGCCGGGTGGTGAGGGTGACGTTGTGCGCCCAGAGTCGCTCGAGCTGCAGCGACACCGGCTTGCCGTGCACGCCCACGTTGGCGAGGTGCCCTCCCGCCGCCACCACCTGCTGGCAGAGGTCGAAGGTGGCCGGCACCCCGACCGCCTCGACCGCCACGTCCACGCCGCGCCCGCCGGTGAGCGCGAGCACCCGCTCGGCGGCCTTGCCGTCGGCGCTCGACACCACCTGGGTGGCGCCGAGCCGGCGCGCCACCTCCAGCCGGTTCGGGTCCACGTCCACCATCACGATCTCGGCCGGCGAGTAGAAGCGCGCCGTGAGCAGCACCGCGAGGCCGATGGGGCCGGCGCCCACGATCGCCACCGTGTCCCCCGGCTTCACGGCGCCGTTCAGCACGCCGCACTCGAAGCCCGTCGGGAGGACGTCGGAGAGCATCACCAGGGCCTCCTCGTCGGCGCCCGGCGGCACGGCGTACAGGCTCGTGTCGGCGTGCGGGATGCGCACGTACTCCGCCTGCGTCCCGTCGATGGTGTGGCCGAGGATCCAGCCGCCGTGGGCGCAGTGCGAGTACATGCCCTTGCGGCAGGCCTCGCAGCGGCCGTCGGCGGTGATGCAGGAGATGAGCACCCGATCGCCCTTCTTGAACGCGCTCACCGCCGGGCCCACCTCCTCGACCACGCCCACCCCCTCGTGGCCGAGGATCCGCCCCTCCGCGACGGTGGCGACGTCGCCCTTGAGGATGTGCAGGTCGGTGCCGCAGATGGTGGTCTTCGCGATCCGCACCACCGCGTCGCCGGGCTCCTTCAACGCCGGCCGGGGCCGCTCCTCCCACGCGCGCTTCCCGGGGCCGTGATACACGAGCGCCTTCATACGCCCTCCTTCCCGCGCGGCTTCCGCGGTGGACGAGCGTACGCCCCCGGCGCCGCGGCGGAGCCTGGCCCTTCGGGCTCTCCCGCGGAGGGGATCGGCCGATCAGGCGACCCAGTAGAAGCGGGTCCAGGCGACGAAGAGCGCCGCCTGGCCCATCGCGAACAGCGTCAGCACCGAGCGGTCGGCCGCCTCGCCCTCGGCGACCTCCGCCAGGGCGACGAAGGCCGGGAAGAGCACCGCCAGGAAGCGGACGCTCGACATGAGCGTGCCCGAGGTGAGGATGGGCACGAGCGAGAGCAGGGTGAACGCGCCCCCGGCGAAGTGGCGCTCGCGGAGGAGCCACAGGCCGAGCGCCAGGAAGAGCCCCAGCGCGGCCTGCTCCACCGGGCCCATGTGCGGGTCGTAGCCCGAGGGGAAGAAGAAGGTGCGCCAGGGCGAGGTGAGGTGGCGGCCCCAGGCCGCCTGGGCGTGGAACAGGGCCAGCGGCTCGCCGGTGACGCGCCAGAGGTTCGCGGCGTGCCCGGCGAGGGCGAGCGGCGGGAGGAGCAGGGCGAGCGCCTGGGGGAAGGTGCGGCGCGGATCCCAGCCGCGCGCCTCGAGGAGGTGGAAGGCGAGCGGGAGCGCGAGGAGCACGCCCGCCGGGCGCGCCAGGCTCGCCGCCGCCGCCGCGAGCCCGGCCAGCCAGAAGCGGTGGCGCGCGCTCGCGAGGAAGGCGGCGGCGCAGCAGAAGAGGAAGAGGGCCTCCGAGTAGGCGCAGGAGAGGAAGAAGCCGGCCGGGAAGGCGAGCAGGTAGAGCACGGTCCGGCGCGCCAGCGCCGGGTCGGCGAAGCGCGCGCGGACGTAGGCGTGCACGAGCGCCAGCCCCGCGACGGCGAGGACGTTCGAGAGCGCGACGGCGACCGCGAAGCGGCCGAGCTCGCCCTGCCAGGCGCGGGGGAGGAGCGCGTGCGCGGCGCGGACGAGGAGCGGGTAGGCGGGGAAGAAGGCGATGTTGCTCTGGGCGTGGGCGATGGGGCCGGTCGCCTTGTAGCCCCAGGCGGCGAGGTCGAGGTACCAGATCGTGTCCCAGCGCCCCCACACGTCGAGCCAGAGCTGGCGGGTGTAGGAGAAGCCGCGGAGCGCCACCGCCGGGCGCGGGTAGGTCCAGCTCTGCCCGAACTGGAGCGCGAACCAGGCCACGCCGAGGAGCGCCGCCCGCGTCCACGCGAACGGGAGCAGCACGTCGCGCAGGAGCCAGCCGGGCGCGGGGCGGGCGGCGGGGCCCGGAGCGGGGCGGCGGCGTGGCCCGGCGAGCGCCGGTCCGGCGGAGGGCATGCGCGGGTTCTACCGCAACGGCGGGGAGGGCGGAACGAGCTGCAGCCGCGGGCGTCCGATGGCCCCGAGGTCCACCCTCCCCACCGCGCGGGGAGGGCCGGGGAGGGGCCGCCGTACGGCGCCGCCGCTCGACCCGGCGCCGCCTCCGTGCTTTAAGGGCGCCGCCGTGTCCTACCTCCTCGGCTTCTGGCTCCTGAGCTTCGTCACCGGCAACCCGCTCCTGGCCGCGCTGCTGGTCATCGTCATCTGGTGGTCGGCGGACCGCGTCACCTTCGGGCTGCTGCCCGACCCGCTCCGTCACCTGGCGCGCTTCCGCCGCCGCGCCGAGCTGCGCCGCGCGCTGGAGGCCAACCCGCACGACCGCCGCGCCCGCTTCGAGCTCGCCGAGCTGCTGCTCGATCAGGGGCGCCCGCGCGCCGCGGTGGAGGTGCTGCGCCCCAACGTGGAGGCCGGCGACGAGGACGTCTACACCGCGTACACGATGGGCGCCGCCATGGCCCGCGCCGGCTTCTTCCCCCAGGCCGAGCAGGTGCTCGGCGCCGCGCGCGAGCTCGAGCCCGGCTTCCGCGACGGCGAGATCGACCTCGAGCTCGGCCGGCTGCGGCTCGCGAGCGGCGACCTCGCCGGCGCGCGGGCGGCGCTGGAGCGGCTCCTCTCGGTGCGGCCCGGCAGCGTCGAGGGTCGCTACTGGCTCGCGCAGGTCGCCGCGGGCGAGGGAGACCCGGCGGGCGCGCGCCGGCTCCGGGCCGAGGCCTGGCGGGAGTACGCGCAGCTCCCCCGCTTCCGGCGTCGCGCCGAGCGCTGGTTCGCGTGGCGCTGCGAGCCGTGGCGGCCGGCCGGGGTGGCGGCGGGGATCGTGCTCCTCCTCCTGGTGGTCGGGTCGGCGGTCTGCGGGGGGTGAGGGCGGGGCATGCGCGCCGGCGCCGCCTCGGCCACAATGGAGGCGCATGCCCTCGCCGCCCCTCACCCCCGCCGACGAGACCGAGCTGACGGCCGCGAAGCGGATCCTCGAGCACCCCGGCCTCGCCATCCGCCTCGCCGACTACCTCGGCCGGCCCGTCGAGGCGCTCGTGAAGGCGCTCCCGGCGGCGAGCCAGCAGCTCATCTCCCGCGGCACCGGCAAGGCGCTCGACGCCTCCCTGGCGCTCGCGCTCCGGACGCTCGACGCGGGCCCGGCCC from Anaeromyxobacter paludicola harbors:
- a CDS encoding 30S ribosomal protein S1, translated to MSDEKKTRAGERPPPIVIRKGQVGPLPPEVIAGQSARAGEAKRDDRPLWKRLAEEKSSGAAAPPAEGAAPEAPAPAASGKDRPRQERGPRPGGPGPRGPRREGEGRGRGDRPREERRSEGGGRAEPALLDVAPLPLPEAPAPDEGSFADMFAEAEKAPRRRFQIGEKVAGKILQLGHDVAFLELGSGTAEGMIDVVELQDENGVVTAQVGDIVDGVVVKGGERGVVVSKGRGQHKGHDREALVEAARTGLPVEGLVKAANKGGLEVEVMGQRAFCPMSQIDLHFVADPAAFVGQKLAFKVQRADDRDAVLSRRALLEQERAEKARATREKLAEGAVFDGTVTSVQDYGAFVDLGGIEGLVHVSELSWDRVSKPQDLLKAGDAIQVQVLKIEQDAKKGERIGLSVRSLTPRPEPEKPAEGAAPPRPARAAPPPPPRVGDVVVAKVDKIEPFGVFVRFAGGRGLVPASETGTPRGADLRKSFKVGDDVTCLVSAIDEQGRIRLSKTGAEAAAERAEAQEYLQKSAPKGGGKGFGTLGDLLKAKLGK
- a CDS encoding M23 family metallopeptidase: MVRLSIDPPSSFRTSMAPKSGGGWGRFLIFLLVVAGVGGGGYFAGRRHGPADAAPPPHKGLLARLKTAVVGEAPAPAAPATAPAPTPGATQAAAAEPAPEKLPAPPSLPGAAGAPALAGVRPQLAQQQAAAQQPQAPRRIEATLQGSLEESIGRALPESDKAITSELTQVVNRLLVWYLQVARDGRRGDKIEVVYRMPDPNAPVPLGQLPSREPIVDALRYSAQKLGKVIAAYRYKPDGSAFARYYQADGQEVEERLVDSPIATYEQVTSLLRDGRRHKGVDFKTPVGTPVVAPFDGTIERRNWHFSANGNCLELVDARSGRHAIFLHLEQVPKEMGQGRKVKKGEQIALSGNTGHSTAPHLHYQLEAGDGRVLDPFAIHATKRLALEGAAKDGFEKEKARLEPVLSGAQASAK
- a CDS encoding citrate (Si)-synthase, whose amino-acid sequence is MNEPKKTSLKLKLQEKIEAFRPRITKLNKEFGNVQIDTVNIGQAIGGARDVRCLVTDISYLDPQEGIRFRGKTIPETFAALPKVPGSDYPFVEGFWYFLLTGEVPTLAQTLEVVQDFRARSQVPQYVFDVLRAMPRDTHPMTMLSTAVLAMQRESKFAHRYAEGMKKNDYWDPMYEDSTDLVARLPVIAAYIYRMKYKGDIQIAPNPELDMGGNFAHMMGIARPYDDVARMYFILHSDHESGNVSAHTTHLVASALSDAYYSFSAGLNGLAGPLHGLANQEVLSWVQGVMKKMGGKLPSDEELEKFLWDTLNSGQVVPGYGHAVLRKTDPRYTSQMEFCQKYLPDYPMFKLVNAIYRVAPKVLTAHGKTKNPWPNVDAQSGVIQYYYGLTEYDFYTVLFGVGRALGVLANITWDRGLGYAIERPKSVTTEMLEKWALEGGRKPAAG
- a CDS encoding cation:proton antiporter, with protein sequence MGPVLLALVVLLAAARVGGSAAERFRQPAVLGELAAGILLGALPLAGLHGLEYAARDEVVGAIAELGVIFLLFEVGLSTRLADLLKVGPSALLVAVVGMAVPMALGYGAGQLLLPGRHPFVSLFLGATLCATSVGITARVLKDMGRVGSVEGQIILGAAVIDDVLGLLVLAVMVGLVEGQGAPLPTLGLVGGKAVAFLALALVVGRWAAPRLFRGASRMHGKGVLFTAALVACLGLSWLAEVAGLAPIVGAFAAGLVLEGVPWDELLPEGDRIEDLFLPLSTATVPLFFVRMGLQVDLRALAGGPVLLALALILAAFLGKQACGLAVLQRGVDRLAVGIGMVPRGEVGLIFAGIGMSLKLGGAPLLGPGELAAVVAMVLVTTMVTPPLLRWRLARPG